From the Tribolium castaneum strain GA2 chromosome 2, icTriCast1.1, whole genome shotgun sequence genome, one window contains:
- the LOC655635 gene encoding uncharacterized protein C34C12.4, whose translation MSDENMDLCECIWGHELAMRRLLNVIRNSQSNCVDNECFDEGFQRQSPESSMLLMTCVLMVAMFLYYFRPRTQRIDDTKPGRSDRNGAPPSPPAPMS comes from the exons ATGAGCGACGAAAACATGGATTTGTGCGAGTGCATTTGGGGCCACGAATTGGCCATGCGAAGGCTTTTGAACGTC ATTCGAAACTCGCAAAGTAATTGTGTGGATAATGAGTGCTTTGACGAGGGGTTCCAGAGGCAGAGCCCCGAGTCGAGCATGCTTTTGATGACTTGTGTCTTGATGGTTGCAatgtttttgtattatttccGCCCAAGGACTCAGAGAATCGATGACACCAAACCTGGGAGGAGT GACCGGAATGGGGCTCCGCCAAGCCCTCCAGCCCCCAtgtcttaa